One genomic region from Methanocaldococcus fervens AG86 encodes:
- the fhcD gene encoding formylmethanofuran--tetrahydromethanopterin N-formyltransferase: protein MEINGVYIEDTFAEAFPIYVSRVLITAATKKWAKIAATEATGFGCSVIMCPAEAGIEKYVPPSETPDGRPGFIIQICHPKKSELEHQMLERLGQCVLTCPTTAIFDAMGDKAEEQLKVGFKLKFFGDGYEKKDEMYGRKVYRIPIMGGEFITEAKFGIKKGVAGGNFFIMADTNASALIAAEAAVNAIASVEGVITPFPGGVVASGSKVGASNPKYKFMVATTNHKMCPTLKGVVEDSEVPEDVNGVYEIVIDGVDEEAVKEAMKQGILAATKVPGVKKITAGNYGGKLGKYQFNLRELFE from the coding sequence ATGGAGATAAATGGAGTATATATTGAGGACACATTTGCAGAAGCATTTCCAATATATGTATCAAGAGTTTTAATAACAGCTGCTACAAAGAAGTGGGCTAAGATTGCAGCTACAGAGGCAACCGGTTTTGGATGCTCTGTCATAATGTGTCCAGCAGAGGCGGGAATTGAGAAGTATGTCCCACCATCAGAAACCCCAGATGGAAGACCAGGATTTATAATTCAAATTTGCCACCCTAAAAAGTCAGAATTAGAGCATCAAATGTTAGAGAGATTAGGACAGTGTGTCTTAACATGCCCAACAACAGCTATTTTTGACGCTATGGGAGATAAAGCTGAAGAGCAACTAAAAGTTGGATTTAAGTTGAAGTTTTTCGGAGACGGATATGAGAAGAAAGATGAGATGTACGGAAGAAAAGTTTATAGAATTCCAATCATGGGAGGAGAATTTATAACTGAAGCTAAATTTGGAATTAAAAAAGGAGTTGCTGGAGGAAACTTCTTCATAATGGCAGATACAAATGCTTCTGCTTTAATTGCTGCTGAAGCAGCAGTTAATGCCATTGCAAGTGTTGAAGGTGTTATAACTCCATTCCCAGGAGGAGTTGTTGCTTCAGGTAGTAAAGTTGGAGCAAGCAATCCAAAATACAAGTTCATGGTTGCTACAACAAACCACAAGATGTGTCCAACATTGAAAGGAGTCGTTGAAGATTCAGAAGTTCCTGAAGATGTAAATGGAGTTTACGAGATAGTTATTGATGGAGTTGATGAAGAGGCTGTTAAAGAGGCAATGAAACAAGGTATTTTAGCAGCTACAAAAGTTCCAGGAGTTAAGAAAATCACTGCTGGAAACTACGGAGGTAAATTAGGTAAATACCAATTCAATTTAAGAGAATTGTTTGAATAA
- a CDS encoding pyruvoyl-dependent arginine decarboxylase, with amino-acid sequence MNAEINPLNAYFKLPNTVSLVAGSSEGETPLNAFDGALLNAGIGNVNLIRISSIMPPGAEIVPLPKLPMGALVPTAYGYMISDVPGETIAAAISVAIPKDKSLCGLIMEYEGKCSKKEAEKTVREMAKMGFEMRGWELDRIESIAVEHTVEKLGCAFAAAALWYK; translated from the coding sequence ATGAACGCTGAGATAAACCCTCTAAATGCTTATTTTAAGTTACCAAACACAGTTTCTTTGGTAGCTGGAAGTAGTGAAGGTGAAACACCGTTGAATGCGTTTGATGGAGCTTTATTGAATGCAGGTATAGGTAATGTTAATTTAATTAGGATAAGTAGTATAATGCCTCCAGGAGCTGAAATTGTTCCTTTACCAAAATTGCCAATGGGTGCTTTAGTTCCAACAGCTTACGGTTATATGATTAGCGACGTTCCAGGAGAAACAATAGCAGCTGCAATAAGTGTTGCTATTCCAAAAGATAAAAGCCTATGCGGATTAATTATGGAGTATGAAGGAAAATGCTCAAAAAAAGAGGCAGAGAAAACAGTTAGAGAAATGGCAAAGATGGGTTTTGAAATGAGAGGTTGGGAATTGGATAGGATTGAATCAATTGCTGTTGAGCATACAGTAGAAAAATTAGGATGTGCATTTGCTGCAGCTGCATTGTGGTATAAATAA
- a CDS encoding CBS domain-containing protein, which translates to MVTDIPVVVAMSEPLFIKSSLSAYDAMKMMIDKGRRYCILLDENNGPVGIVTITDIIKHILLERVPPENVKIYEIATKKLVTISPDTSIEEALKIMKKYGVSKLPIVDNGKIVGIVTENELIDILPYIIDPLKELVNHLIDIINNELKEEQKKKEKVKVLVKTGK; encoded by the coding sequence ATGGTAACTGATATCCCAGTAGTTGTTGCTATGTCTGAACCTTTATTTATTAAAAGTTCACTTTCTGCATACGATGCTATGAAAATGATGATTGACAAAGGGAGGAGATATTGTATACTTCTCGATGAAAATAATGGCCCTGTTGGAATAGTTACAATAACAGATATTATAAAACATATTCTTTTAGAAAGAGTACCTCCAGAAAATGTTAAGATTTATGAAATTGCTACAAAAAAACTTGTAACTATCTCACCGGATACATCAATAGAGGAGGCATTAAAAATTATGAAAAAATATGGTGTATCAAAATTACCAATAGTGGATAACGGGAAAATAGTGGGTATAGTAACTGAAAATGAATTAATAGATATTTTGCCATATATAATAGATCCTTTAAAAGAGCTTGTAAATCATTTAATTGATATAATTAATAATGAATTAAAAGAAGAGCAAAAAAAGAAGGAAAAAGTAAAAGTGTTGGTAAAAACTGGTAAGTGA
- a CDS encoding selenouridine synthase SelU-like subunit, whose translation MIIFGLFGKTGCGKTEILQELKKCHPVIDIEEIARTRGSILGDLYHLSMRTQEEFDELINKEIEEAKKIGYAVVEYEGRKIGGEKKLKIPELLADIKNYTYKILIDCPYECQINRLVTIYKPKNEREKEILINKFLILRNSFKKPEMIEAVDNIIELIKQDNYYEAAKLIEEKLYREHYMRNVKKIKPDLIVYNEDVKKSAKIIDEFIKEKLKEHKLIEGENG comes from the coding sequence ATGATTATCTTTGGATTGTTTGGAAAAACAGGCTGTGGAAAGACTGAAATACTTCAGGAGTTAAAAAAATGTCATCCTGTAATTGATATTGAGGAAATCGCAAGGACGAGAGGGAGCATATTAGGCGACCTCTACCACTTAAGCATGAGAACTCAAGAAGAGTTTGATGAGCTAATTAATAAAGAGATTGAGGAGGCTAAAAAAATTGGTTATGCAGTTGTAGAATATGAGGGAAGAAAGATTGGAGGAGAAAAGAAGTTAAAAATCCCAGAATTGTTGGCAGATATTAAAAACTACACCTATAAAATTTTAATTGATTGCCCTTATGAGTGCCAAATAAACAGATTAGTCACAATTTACAAACCAAAAAATGAAAGGGAGAAAGAAATTTTAATAAACAAGTTTTTAATATTAAGGAATAGTTTTAAAAAACCAGAGATGATTGAAGCTGTTGATAATATAATAGAACTGATAAAGCAAGATAACTACTATGAAGCGGCAAAATTGATTGAGGAGAAGCTTTATAGAGAGCATTATATGAGAAATGTGAAAAAAATAAAACCTGATTTGATAGTTTATAACGAAGATGTCAAAAAATCAGCTAAAATAATAGATGAATTTATTAAAGAAAAATTAAAGGAACATAAATTAATTGAGGGAGAAAATGGATGA
- the mfnA gene encoding tyrosine decarboxylase MfnA, which translates to MDEKGVSEREILEELMNYRKLDLKYEDGKIFGSMCSNVLPITRKIVDMFLETNLGDPGLFKGTKLLEEKAVELLGSLLNNKKAYGHIVSGGTEANLMALRCIKNIWREKRRKGLSKNEHPKIIIPITAHFSFEKGRDMMDLSYIYAPLKKDYTVDEKFVKDAVEDYEIDGIVGIAGTTELGTIDNIEELSKIAKENNIYIHVDAAFGGLVIPFLEEKYKKKNINYNFDFSLGVDSITIDPHKMGHCPIPSGGILFKDISYRKYLDVYTPYLTETKQATILGTRVGFGGACTYAVLKYLGREGQRKIVSECMENTLYLYKKLKENGFNPVIEPVLNIVAIEDEDYKDVCMKLRDKGIYVSVCNCVKALRVVVMPHIKREHIDNFIEILKEVKKD; encoded by the coding sequence ATGGATGAAAAAGGTGTTAGTGAGAGAGAAATTTTGGAAGAACTAATGAATTACAGAAAATTGGATTTAAAGTATGAAGATGGAAAAATCTTTGGCTCAATGTGTTCAAATGTATTACCAATAACAAGAAAAATTGTAGATATGTTTTTAGAAACAAACTTAGGAGACCCAGGGTTATTCAAAGGAACTAAATTGTTGGAAGAAAAAGCTGTAGAATTGTTAGGCTCATTATTAAACAACAAAAAAGCCTATGGACACATAGTTAGCGGAGGAACTGAGGCAAATTTAATGGCTTTAAGGTGTATAAAAAATATTTGGAGGGAGAAGAGAAGAAAAGGACTATCAAAAAATGAACATCCTAAAATTATTATACCAATAACTGCCCATTTCTCATTTGAAAAAGGAAGAGACATGATGGATTTAAGCTACATATATGCTCCATTGAAGAAAGATTATACTGTAGATGAGAAGTTTGTTAAAGATGCCGTTGAAGATTATGAAATAGATGGCATTGTTGGAATAGCTGGAACTACGGAACTTGGGACTATTGATAACATAGAAGAGCTAAGCAAGATAGCAAAAGAAAACAACATATACATTCATGTAGATGCAGCTTTTGGAGGCTTAGTAATTCCTTTTTTAGAGGAAAAGTATAAGAAGAAAAATATCAACTATAATTTTGATTTCTCCTTAGGTGTTGATTCTATAACTATTGACCCACATAAAATGGGACACTGTCCAATTCCAAGTGGAGGAATTTTATTTAAAGATATAAGCTATAGGAAGTATTTAGACGTTTATACTCCATATTTAACAGAAACGAAGCAGGCAACGATATTAGGAACAAGGGTAGGGTTTGGAGGAGCTTGCACCTATGCTGTTTTAAAATACTTGGGTAGAGAGGGGCAGAGGAAGATAGTTAGTGAGTGCATGGAAAACACACTCTACCTCTACAAAAAATTAAAAGAAAATGGTTTTAATCCTGTTATCGAACCAGTATTGAATATTGTAGCAATTGAGGATGAAGATTACAAAGATGTTTGCATGAAGCTTAGAGATAAGGGGATTTATGTTTCAGTTTGCAACTGCGTTAAAGCTTTGAGAGTTGTTGTTATGCCACACATTAAAAGAGAGCACATTGATAACTTTATTGAGATATTAAAAGAAGTTAAAAAAGATTAA
- the speD gene encoding adenosylmethionine decarboxylase, whose translation MLKYLGKHLILELWGCDPKALDDVEGIEKMLVDSVEACGATLICVRTHKFSPQGATGVAVLAESHISIHTWPELGYAAMDIFTCGTHVEPAKALPIIRDFLKPKHVEILDLKRGIRLNEGDEE comes from the coding sequence ATGTTAAAATACTTAGGAAAACACTTAATATTGGAGTTATGGGGGTGTGATCCAAAGGCTTTAGATGATGTAGAAGGTATAGAGAAGATGTTGGTAGATAGTGTAGAGGCTTGCGGAGCTACGTTAATCTGTGTAAGAACACATAAATTTTCACCTCAAGGAGCTACAGGAGTTGCTGTTTTGGCAGAAAGCCACATATCAATTCACACCTGGCCTGAACTTGGATATGCTGCTATGGATATTTTCACCTGTGGAACTCACGTTGAACCAGCAAAAGCACTACCAATTATTAGGGACTTTTTAAAACCAAAACACGTTGAGATTTTGGATTTGAAGAGGGGTATAAGGCTAAATGAAGGTGATGAAGAGTGA
- a CDS encoding DUF211 domain-containing protein, with product MNGIRRIVLDILKPHEPKITDMALKLTSLPNIDGVNITVYEIDKETENVKVTIEGNNLDFDEIQEIIESLGGTIHSIDEVVAGKKIIEEVRTPQDRY from the coding sequence TTGAATGGCATTAGGAGAATTGTTTTAGATATATTAAAGCCACATGAACCAAAAATAACAGATATGGCGTTAAAATTAACATCATTACCAAATATCGATGGGGTTAATATTACCGTTTATGAGATTGATAAAGAAACTGAGAATGTTAAGGTAACTATTGAAGGGAATAACTTAGATTTTGATGAAATTCAGGAAATTATTGAAAGTTTGGGAGGGACCATTCACAGTATAGATGAGGTTGTTGCTGGTAAGAAGATTATTGAGGAAGTCAGAACTCCACAGGACAGATATTAA
- the speE gene encoding spermidine synthase translates to MNQNNNFKCHIWFTEYHNNNVALSVRVKDILYMDKSEFQEIEIIDTYDFGKVLILDNTFQTTERDEFIYHELISHVPLFTHPNPKEVLVIGGGDGGTVREVVKHKSVETVDFVELDGKVIEACKKYMPKLSCEIDNEKVNLIITDGIRYVAETDKKYDVIIVDCPDPVGPAKGLFEKEFYKNVFKCLKDDGIMVQQSESPLYNLDLIQNICRYLKDAGFKIIMPYTYPMPTYPSGFWSFTLASKKYNPLETDEERIKEALKDMETKYYDEEVHKGVFLASPKFLKEAVKKALE, encoded by the coding sequence GTGAATCAAAATAACAATTTTAAATGCCACATATGGTTTACCGAATATCACAACAACAATGTAGCTTTATCAGTTAGAGTTAAGGATATTTTATATATGGACAAATCAGAATTTCAGGAGATAGAAATTATTGATACATACGATTTTGGAAAGGTTTTAATTTTAGATAACACTTTTCAAACAACAGAGAGAGATGAATTTATATATCATGAGTTAATCTCCCACGTTCCTCTTTTCACCCACCCAAATCCAAAAGAGGTTTTAGTTATTGGAGGAGGAGATGGAGGAACTGTTAGGGAGGTAGTTAAGCACAAATCAGTTGAAACAGTAGATTTCGTTGAATTGGATGGAAAGGTTATTGAGGCTTGTAAAAAGTATATGCCAAAATTGAGCTGTGAAATAGACAATGAGAAGGTAAATTTGATAATAACAGATGGAATTAGGTATGTTGCTGAAACAGACAAGAAGTATGATGTAATTATTGTTGACTGTCCAGACCCCGTGGGACCTGCTAAAGGATTATTTGAAAAAGAATTTTACAAAAATGTGTTTAAATGCTTAAAAGATGACGGAATTATGGTTCAACAATCAGAGAGTCCATTGTATAATTTAGATTTGATACAAAATATTTGTAGATATTTAAAAGATGCTGGATTCAAAATTATCATGCCATACACATATCCAATGCCAACATATCCAAGCGGATTTTGGAGCTTCACATTGGCATCTAAAAAATACAACCCATTAGAAACTGATGAAGAAAGGATAAAAGAGGCTTTAAAAGATATGGAAACAAAATACTACGATGAAGAAGTCCATAAAGGAGTGTTTTTAGCTTCACCTAAATTTTTAAAAGAAGCTGTTAAAAAAGCTCTTGAATAA
- the pth2 gene encoding aminoacyl-tRNA hydrolase, with protein MMKMVIVIRTDLGMGKGKMVAQGGHAIIEAFLDAKRKNPKVVEEWLREGQKKVVVKVSSEKELIDIYNKARSEGLPCSIIRDAGHTQLEPGTLTAVAIGPEKDEKIDKITGHLKLL; from the coding sequence ATTATGAAAATGGTTATAGTGATAAGAACTGATTTAGGTATGGGAAAGGGGAAAATGGTTGCTCAAGGTGGACATGCAATAATAGAGGCTTTTTTGGATGCAAAAAGGAAGAATCCAAAAGTTGTTGAGGAATGGTTGAGGGAAGGGCAAAAAAAGGTTGTTGTTAAGGTTAGTTCTGAAAAAGAGCTGATAGATATATACAATAAAGCAAGAAGTGAAGGCTTACCATGTTCAATAATTAGGGATGCTGGGCACACACAGTTAGAGCCAGGAACATTAACTGCCGTTGCCATAGGTCCAGAGAAGGATGAAAAAATAGATAAAATTACAGGGCATTTAAAACTCTTATAA
- the engB gene encoding GTP-binding protein EngB: protein MDFFEKYKNLKEKYEEKKIKPKVVVVGRSNVGKSTFVRLITGRKDVKVGKKPGVTLKINEYDMGEYILVDMPGFGYMAGLPKKIQEKIKDEIVHYIENHADEIAAAVQIIDAKAFFEIVERWEERGEIPIDLEMFDFITDLKISPILVANKMDKIKKEEWDEVLDGICEYLKCQPPWHQWKFIVPAILKEGKGIEEIKKKIIERVRLFKKLRNIE, encoded by the coding sequence ATGGACTTTTTTGAGAAATACAAAAATTTAAAGGAAAAGTATGAAGAAAAAAAGATAAAACCAAAAGTTGTAGTGGTTGGAAGGAGTAATGTTGGTAAATCTACTTTTGTTAGATTGATAACTGGTAGAAAAGATGTTAAAGTTGGAAAAAAGCCTGGTGTTACTTTAAAGATTAATGAATATGATATGGGAGAGTATATTTTGGTAGATATGCCAGGTTTTGGTTATATGGCCGGATTGCCAAAAAAAATACAGGAAAAGATTAAGGATGAGATTGTCCATTATATAGAAAATCATGCAGATGAGATAGCTGCAGCAGTTCAAATTATAGATGCAAAGGCATTTTTTGAAATAGTTGAAAGATGGGAAGAGAGAGGAGAGATTCCAATTGATTTAGAGATGTTTGACTTTATAACTGATCTAAAAATAAGCCCAATTCTTGTGGCTAATAAGATGGACAAAATAAAGAAAGAAGAATGGGATGAGGTTTTAGATGGAATCTGTGAATATCTAAAATGCCAGCCACCATGGCATCAGTGGAAGTTTATTGTTCCTGCAATATTGAAAGAAGGTAAAGGGATTGAAGAAATAAAGAAAAAAATTATTGAAAGAGTTAGGTTATTCAAAAAATTGAGAAATATTGAATAA
- a CDS encoding AIR synthase-related protein, producing MDLEGYVRRCLRKKIPENKIIEDGFKRILEIKEDVDEEFARKFIKAILEEVKTTEKFKEIEDENLKNILKYPESEVTMGKMGVGSRGEGDFFVHREIARIVKSTKVKAYVSAEEQDDAGIVRADAKYIVAAIDGTHSRLSDFPFLGGFHVARAALRDIYVMGAEAVALISDVHLADDGDVGKIFDFTAGICAVSEAVNVPLIGGSTLRVGGDMVIGDRLVSAVGAIGVIKEGEPTARRNAEVGDVILMTEGSGGGTITTTALYYGWFDVIYETLNVDFIKACQNLIKSGLVKNIHAMTDVTNGGLRGDAYEISKTAKVSLVFDKEKVYKTINPKVLEMLEALNIDPLGVSTDSLMIICPEEYAEDIKKATGAMEVGYVEEGKESYLVDGDKRIPLKPMFRESAYTPVKKVVGEKKPENFEEMKEKVRRACDEAIKKKDFVVNLLNSRKK from the coding sequence ATGGACTTAGAAGGATATGTTAGAAGATGTCTAAGAAAAAAAATTCCTGAAAATAAAATTATAGAGGATGGATTTAAAAGAATTTTAGAGATTAAAGAAGATGTTGATGAAGAGTTTGCAAGAAAGTTTATAAAGGCCATATTGGAGGAGGTAAAGACAACTGAAAAATTTAAAGAAATAGAGGATGAAAATTTAAAAAATATATTAAAATATCCTGAATCTGAAGTTACAATGGGTAAAATGGGAGTTGGTAGTAGAGGAGAAGGCGATTTCTTTGTGCATAGGGAGATAGCAAGGATTGTTAAAAGCACTAAAGTTAAAGCCTATGTCTCAGCTGAAGAGCAGGACGATGCAGGAATTGTTAGAGCAGATGCAAAATACATAGTTGCAGCAATAGATGGAACACATTCAAGATTAAGTGATTTCCCATTTTTAGGGGGGTTTCACGTAGCAAGAGCTGCTTTAAGAGACATTTATGTTATGGGAGCTGAGGCAGTAGCTTTAATTAGCGATGTGCATTTAGCTGATGATGGAGATGTTGGAAAGATATTTGACTTCACAGCTGGAATATGCGCTGTTTCTGAGGCAGTTAATGTTCCTTTAATAGGAGGAAGTACTTTAAGAGTTGGAGGGGACATGGTAATTGGAGATAGATTGGTTAGTGCTGTTGGAGCTATTGGGGTTATTAAAGAAGGAGAACCAACTGCGAGGAGAAATGCTGAGGTTGGGGATGTTATTTTAATGACTGAAGGTAGTGGGGGAGGAACTATAACAACAACCGCCCTATACTATGGATGGTTTGATGTGATCTATGAAACCTTAAATGTAGATTTTATAAAAGCATGCCAAAATTTAATTAAAAGTGGTTTGGTTAAAAATATTCACGCTATGACTGATGTTACAAATGGTGGTTTAAGGGGAGATGCTTATGAAATTTCAAAAACAGCCAAAGTTTCATTAGTATTTGATAAAGAGAAGGTCTATAAAACAATCAATCCAAAGGTTTTGGAGATGCTTGAAGCATTAAATATAGATCCTCTCGGAGTTTCCACTGATTCTTTAATGATAATCTGCCCTGAAGAGTATGCTGAAGATATAAAAAAGGCTACTGGAGCTATGGAAGTTGGATACGTTGAAGAAGGAAAAGAAAGCTACTTAGTTGATGGAGATAAAAGAATTCCATTAAAACCAATGTTTAGAGAATCTGCCTATACACCAGTTAAGAAGGTTGTTGGTGAGAAAAAACCAGAAAACTTTGAAGAGATGAAAGAAAAAGTTAGAAGGGCTTGTGATGAAGCTATTAAAAAGAAAGATTTTGTTGTAAACTTGTTAAATAGTAGGAAGAAATAA
- a CDS encoding selenouridine synthase SelU-like subunit, translating to MDEEILARLVTFTEDVVLCIVLNDGRKMITNGKKILAGKIEGELASFILNTSKEFLKDKKVGVMKFKDYDVYFERIDINKFLKTIGGELVKNTITVSDLLKLMDKEDVIIVDTRSPREFKEDTIPGAINIPLFLDEEHALIGKIYKQEGREKAIDVAIDIIEKGLKRILNEAKKLDRDKLIVVFCARGGMRSQTMALILQLLGFKVKRLIGGFKAFKHAKQNL from the coding sequence ATGGATGAAGAAATTTTAGCTCGGCTGGTAACATTTACCGAGGATGTTGTTTTATGCATTGTTTTAAATGATGGGCGGAAAATGATAACAAACGGTAAAAAAATATTAGCTGGAAAAATTGAAGGTGAATTAGCCTCTTTTATATTAAATACATCCAAAGAATTCTTAAAAGACAAAAAAGTTGGTGTAATGAAATTTAAAGATTACGATGTATATTTTGAAAGAATAGATATAAACAAATTTTTAAAGACTATTGGAGGAGAGCTCGTTAAAAACACCATTACTGTAAGCGATCTCTTAAAATTAATGGATAAAGAAGATGTTATTATTGTGGATACAAGAAGTCCGAGAGAGTTTAAAGAAGATACAATCCCAGGAGCTATAAACATCCCATTGTTTTTAGATGAAGAGCATGCATTGATTGGGAAAATATACAAACAGGAGGGTAGAGAAAAGGCTATTGATGTAGCTATAGACATTATTGAAAAAGGATTGAAAAGAATTTTAAATGAAGCAAAAAAACTTGATAGGGATAAATTGATTGTTGTTTTCTGTGCAAGAGGAGGGATGAGGAGTCAAACGATGGCTTTAATCTTACAGCTATTAGGTTTTAAAGTCAAAAGATTAATAGGTGGTTTTAAAGCATTTAAACATGCTAAGCAAAATTTATAA
- a CDS encoding NAD(P)/FAD-dependent oxidoreductase has translation MDYDVVIVGAGPAGLFAAYELVEKSKLKVLVVERGNDIDDRKCPMLVTGKCLKCDTCNIMYGVGGAGGLSDGTLNLRPDIGGDLTELVNDENYAWQLVYEVDEIFLKFGAPRDIYKGDEEEVKKLEKKATQAGIKFIPIIQRHIGSDNTPKVIKNIKQYLESRGVKFMINSEVIEFKRGEVKVKTKDGIKTIKTKYIILAPGRGGAEWLHSIMDKVNLKATHAPIDVGVRVEVPALIMEHITKINHDPKFHIYTDTYDDFVRTFCTNPNGFVVKEVYDNLIGVNGHSMRGIKSKNTNFAFLVRVELTEPVEDTTSYGRNIAQIATTIGGNKPILQRLGDLLKGRRSTWSRIKRSIVEPTLKDVTPGDIAMVLPHRITTDIIEGLEKLDKIIPGVFSPNTLIYAPEIKYYAMKLEVNEHLETNIEDVFAAGDGAGLTRDIVNAAATGLIAARGILIKEGLYTDEDFKKPNNWKEIVENL, from the coding sequence ATGGATTACGATGTAGTTATTGTAGGAGCAGGACCAGCTGGATTATTTGCAGCTTATGAGCTGGTAGAGAAATCTAAGCTAAAAGTTTTGGTTGTTGAGAGAGGAAATGATATAGATGATAGAAAATGCCCTATGTTAGTTACCGGAAAGTGTCTAAAATGTGATACTTGCAATATTATGTATGGTGTTGGAGGAGCTGGAGGGCTAAGTGATGGAACACTCAACCTAAGGCCTGACATCGGAGGGGATTTAACTGAACTCGTTAATGATGAAAATTATGCTTGGCAGTTAGTTTATGAAGTGGATGAAATATTTTTAAAGTTTGGTGCTCCGAGAGATATTTACAAAGGGGATGAGGAAGAGGTTAAAAAGCTTGAGAAAAAAGCTACTCAGGCTGGGATAAAATTCATCCCTATAATTCAAAGGCATATAGGTTCTGACAACACTCCAAAGGTTATTAAAAATATAAAACAATATTTGGAAAGTAGAGGAGTTAAATTTATGATAAATTCTGAAGTAATAGAATTTAAGAGGGGAGAGGTTAAAGTAAAAACTAAAGATGGAATAAAAACGATAAAAACAAAATACATAATTTTAGCTCCAGGAAGAGGAGGGGCAGAGTGGCTTCACAGCATTATGGATAAAGTTAATTTGAAAGCTACCCATGCACCTATAGATGTTGGTGTTAGGGTAGAGGTTCCAGCCCTAATTATGGAGCACATAACCAAAATAAATCACGACCCAAAATTTCATATCTATACAGACACCTACGACGATTTTGTTAGAACTTTTTGCACAAATCCAAATGGATTTGTAGTTAAAGAAGTCTATGATAATTTAATTGGTGTTAATGGACATTCAATGAGGGGAATAAAAAGCAAAAACACAAACTTTGCATTTTTGGTTAGAGTAGAGCTAACTGAACCTGTTGAAGATACAACGAGCTACGGAAGAAATATTGCTCAAATAGCTACAACTATTGGCGGTAATAAGCCAATACTTCAGAGATTGGGAGATTTATTAAAAGGAAGGAGAAGCACTTGGAGTAGAATAAAGAGAAGTATTGTAGAGCCTACATTAAAGGATGTAACCCCTGGAGATATTGCCATGGTTCTTCCACATAGAATTACTACAGATATAATTGAAGGACTAGAAAAGCTTGATAAAATCATTCCAGGAGTTTTTAGCCCTAATACTCTAATTTATGCTCCAGAAATTAAATACTATGCTATGAAGTTGGAAGTAAATGAACATTTAGAAACAAACATAGAGGATGTGTTTGCAGCTGGAGATGGTGCTGGATTAACAAGAGACATAGTTAATGCTGCAGCTACTGGTTTAATAGCTGCAAGGGGAATTTTAATAAAAGAAGGATTATATACTGATGAGGATTTCAAAAAACCAAATAATTGGAAAGAGATTGTAGAAAATCTGTAG